Proteins from a genomic interval of Rhodothermus marinus:
- a CDS encoding TonB-dependent receptor encodes MTGLVTRGAGWIGLLLLLSTLPLRAQTTGKIVGRVTDAQTGEPLPGVNVVILETQQGASTDADGYYVILNVRPGTYTLRASMVGFTPQVVQEVRVQINLTTEVNFTLQEETITGQEVVITATRPLVQRDLTATAAAVSREELAVLPVENFTDVVNLQAGVVEGHFRGGRIGEVAYLVDGVQINDVYDRSFAFQVENNAIQEIEVITGTFNAEYGSAQSGVVNIVTREGSERYQGSLGGYVGDYLTTATDLFMGLERISPLHARSIQGDLSGPLIPGYSNVTFFVAGRYVHNDGHLYGRRIVLPVDQDDPRAQYVTVDGRQVFVPALGDSALVPMNWSEQHTLQAKLTARLFGQHKLTLSGLWQGDRGKNYNHLFRYNPDGTPTVYGRSRSLLATYTHIFSSRTFAELKGAYFTNEVREYVYEDPLDPRYPRDDALRLLGGNFSFYRGGAIMRHFRRKTETFTARFDITSQVTLRHQMKAGVEFKQHTLTVRDFEVKRNPSTGFQPAIPPVHTPDHVYYHKRPIELSAYVQDKMEFDYLVVNVGLRFDFFDPRAEVLEDFSRPRTSPRRPAPVRWQLSPRLGLSFPISQNGAVRLAYGHFFQMPAFDYLYTNADYIYDPERGLSRAFGYAGLEPEQTVAYEIGLQQAFSELIGLNLVLYYKDIRNLLSTRIEVIAPGFDEPFQLEKYGRYVNRDYGQVKGFLVSLERRMAGGFGLGIDYTFQIARGNASDPRAVLIDEMSGIEPEKQLVPLDWDRRHQLNTSLTVGEAGRWTVTLVGRLGSGLPYTPSIADERIGVENSARRPGFVQFDLYASRLWKLGPVGVQLFARVYNVFDHRNEIQVYTDTGRAFPNLRYYSGEPQGLNSKEEFLRRPDFYSAPRLVNIGMNVTF; translated from the coding sequence ATGACCGGACTTGTAACGCGTGGCGCGGGTTGGATCGGGCTGCTCCTGCTGCTGAGTACCCTTCCGCTTCGGGCGCAGACGACGGGAAAGATCGTCGGGCGCGTGACCGACGCCCAGACCGGTGAGCCGTTGCCCGGTGTGAACGTGGTGATCCTGGAGACACAGCAGGGCGCTTCGACCGACGCCGACGGCTACTATGTCATCCTGAACGTACGGCCGGGCACCTACACGCTCCGGGCCTCCATGGTCGGCTTTACGCCGCAGGTGGTGCAGGAGGTGCGCGTGCAGATCAACCTGACCACCGAAGTCAACTTCACGCTCCAAGAGGAGACGATCACCGGCCAGGAGGTGGTGATCACGGCCACGCGCCCGCTGGTGCAGCGCGACCTGACGGCCACGGCGGCGGCCGTCTCCCGCGAAGAACTGGCCGTGTTGCCCGTGGAGAACTTCACGGACGTGGTGAACCTGCAGGCGGGCGTCGTGGAGGGCCATTTCCGGGGCGGCCGGATCGGGGAGGTGGCCTACCTGGTCGATGGCGTTCAGATCAACGACGTTTACGATCGCTCCTTTGCCTTCCAGGTCGAAAACAACGCGATCCAGGAGATCGAGGTCATCACCGGGACCTTCAACGCCGAGTACGGAAGCGCTCAGTCCGGTGTGGTCAACATCGTGACCCGCGAGGGAAGCGAGCGCTATCAGGGGTCGCTGGGCGGCTACGTGGGCGACTACCTGACGACGGCTACCGACCTGTTCATGGGACTGGAGCGCATCTCGCCGCTCCATGCCCGCTCGATCCAGGGAGACCTGAGCGGCCCGCTGATTCCGGGCTATTCGAACGTAACCTTCTTTGTGGCGGGGCGCTATGTGCACAACGACGGCCACCTGTACGGCCGGCGGATCGTGTTGCCGGTCGATCAGGACGATCCTCGTGCGCAGTACGTGACGGTCGATGGCCGCCAGGTCTTCGTGCCGGCGCTGGGCGACTCGGCGCTGGTGCCCATGAACTGGAGCGAGCAGCACACGCTGCAGGCCAAGCTGACGGCCCGCCTCTTCGGACAGCATAAGCTGACGCTCAGCGGGCTCTGGCAGGGCGATCGGGGCAAGAACTACAACCACCTGTTTCGCTACAACCCGGACGGCACGCCGACGGTCTACGGCCGCTCGCGCTCGTTACTGGCCACCTACACGCACATCTTCTCGTCGCGCACGTTTGCGGAGCTGAAAGGCGCCTATTTCACCAACGAAGTGCGAGAATACGTCTACGAAGATCCCCTGGACCCCCGCTATCCGCGCGACGATGCGTTGCGGCTGCTGGGCGGCAACTTCTCGTTCTACCGGGGCGGTGCCATCATGCGGCATTTCCGGCGCAAAACCGAGACGTTTACGGCCCGCTTCGACATCACAAGCCAGGTGACGTTGCGCCATCAGATGAAGGCCGGCGTGGAGTTCAAGCAGCACACGCTCACGGTGCGCGACTTCGAGGTCAAGCGCAACCCGTCGACGGGCTTCCAGCCGGCCATTCCCCCGGTGCACACGCCCGACCACGTCTACTACCACAAGCGACCGATCGAGCTGAGCGCCTACGTGCAGGACAAGATGGAATTCGATTACCTGGTGGTAAACGTGGGGCTCCGGTTCGATTTCTTCGATCCGCGGGCCGAAGTGCTGGAGGATTTCAGTCGGCCACGCACCTCTCCGCGCCGTCCGGCTCCGGTACGCTGGCAGCTTTCACCACGGCTGGGCCTGTCGTTCCCGATCAGCCAGAACGGCGCCGTGCGACTGGCCTACGGGCATTTCTTCCAGATGCCCGCCTTCGACTACCTGTACACGAACGCCGACTACATCTACGATCCGGAACGCGGCCTGAGTCGGGCTTTCGGCTATGCCGGCCTGGAGCCCGAGCAGACTGTCGCCTACGAAATCGGCCTGCAGCAGGCGTTTTCCGAATTGATCGGGCTGAATCTGGTGCTCTATTACAAAGACATCCGCAACCTGCTGAGCACCCGGATCGAGGTCATTGCACCGGGCTTCGACGAGCCGTTCCAGCTCGAAAAGTACGGCCGTTACGTGAACCGGGACTACGGACAGGTCAAGGGCTTTCTGGTGTCGCTGGAACGGCGCATGGCCGGCGGCTTCGGACTCGGCATCGACTACACCTTCCAGATTGCCCGGGGCAATGCGAGCGACCCGCGGGCCGTGCTCATCGACGAAATGTCGGGCATCGAGCCGGAAAAGCAACTGGTACCGCTCGACTGGGACCGGCGCCATCAGCTCAATACGAGCCTGACCGTGGGCGAGGCGGGGCGCTGGACCGTGACGCTGGTGGGGCGTCTGGGGTCCGGACTTCCCTACACGCCATCGATCGCCGACGAACGCATCGGCGTGGAAAACTCGGCCCGGCGGCCCGGCTTCGTGCAATTCGATCTGTACGCCAGCCGTCTCTGGAAGCTCGGCCCCGTCGGTGTGCAGCTTTTCGCTCGGGTTTACAACGTGTTCGACCATCGTAACGAAATCCAGGTGTACACCGATACCGGCCGCGCTTTTCCGAACCTGCGCTACTACTCCGGTGAGCCGCAGGGATTGAATTCCAAAGAAGAATTCCTCCGGCGGCCCGACTTCTACTCGGCGCCGCGGCTGGTCAACATCGGCATGAACGTAACCTTTTAG
- a CDS encoding PorV/PorQ family protein: MQTGIRQGQWLAAIGLALVLAVPTRAQTVSKAGTVAGDFLQIGVGARAMAMGGSFVAAADDVSALYWNPAGLAHLEGGEAMAVHSRWLADVSFDYLGAALRLGTLGTLGVSVTMLSVPDMLVRTEDRPEGTGEWFDAADLAIGLSYGRFITDRFAIGATAKFIQQRIWHSSAVGFAVDLGVQFHTDFFGGLTLGAAVYNFGTDMRMSGRDLRTFVDPDPTREGNNNRIPANYETDSWSLPLNFQFGVALRPIQTRMHQLLLTADALHPSANYESVNVGVEYGFQQRIFLRGGYHALFLPEAEGGLSAGLAVHQVLPYAGGLAKLEYAYRDSGRLGGVHIVGIGITF; encoded by the coding sequence ATGCAGACGGGCATACGACAGGGGCAATGGCTGGCCGCGATCGGCCTGGCGCTGGTACTGGCGGTGCCGACTCGGGCACAGACCGTCTCGAAGGCGGGCACCGTGGCCGGCGACTTTCTGCAGATCGGCGTGGGCGCCCGTGCGATGGCCATGGGCGGCTCGTTCGTCGCGGCGGCCGACGACGTGTCGGCCCTTTACTGGAATCCGGCCGGGCTGGCCCACCTGGAGGGCGGCGAGGCCATGGCCGTACACAGCCGCTGGCTGGCCGACGTCAGCTTCGACTATCTGGGGGCCGCGTTGCGGCTCGGGACGCTGGGTACGCTCGGCGTCTCGGTCACAATGCTTTCGGTGCCGGACATGCTCGTGCGCACCGAAGACCGGCCGGAAGGTACCGGCGAATGGTTCGATGCCGCCGATCTGGCCATCGGGCTGTCCTACGGCCGCTTCATTACCGACCGCTTCGCCATCGGCGCCACGGCCAAGTTCATCCAGCAGCGCATCTGGCACAGCTCGGCCGTGGGCTTTGCCGTGGATCTGGGCGTGCAGTTCCACACCGACTTTTTCGGCGGGCTGACGCTCGGGGCGGCCGTCTACAACTTCGGCACCGACATGCGGATGAGCGGTCGGGATCTCCGCACGTTTGTCGATCCGGACCCCACCCGTGAGGGCAACAACAACCGCATTCCGGCCAATTACGAAACGGATAGCTGGAGCCTGCCGCTCAACTTTCAGTTCGGCGTAGCGCTGCGTCCAATCCAAACGCGCATGCATCAGCTGCTGCTTACGGCCGACGCACTGCATCCTTCGGCCAACTACGAAAGCGTCAACGTCGGCGTGGAGTACGGCTTTCAGCAACGGATCTTTCTGCGTGGCGGCTATCACGCGCTGTTTCTACCCGAGGCCGAAGGCGGGCTTTCGGCCGGGCTGGCCGTACATCAGGTGTTGCCCTACGCGGGCGGACTCGCCAAGCTGGAGTACGCCTACCGCGACAGCGGCCGGCTCGGTGGCGTGCATATCGTAGGCATCGGCATTACGTTCTGA
- a CDS encoding IS701 family transposase, protein MNASKVDELDYIHFLVAAQRVFTTTEAARIRAGELNAPAHDAYTRLLKRIPPDTEALWQEVAPFVRPDRGVLVVDDTTLDKPHARKMAWVTRHWSGKHKRVVQGINLISLLWTEGQARLPCDFRLYNRAEDGLTKNDHFRALLQTAHARGFQPRLVVFDSWYASLANLKYVRQLGWEWFTRLKANRLVSVEGERRNRPVSSWPIPAEGCVMHLKGYGWVKVFKTVTPDGREEYRASSRLDMTLEETAAYGRHAWQIEVYHQGLKQFTGIERGQFRVAEAQRNHIGLAIRAFLRLEVARLQRGISWFEAKQAILREAIRHYLASPSLILHSTA, encoded by the coding sequence GTGAACGCGTCGAAAGTGGATGAGTTAGATTACATTCATTTCTTGGTTGCGGCCCAACGGGTCTTCACCACCACCGAAGCGGCTCGGATTCGGGCAGGGGAGCTCAACGCCCCGGCGCATGATGCCTATACGCGTCTGCTGAAGCGGATTCCGCCCGATACGGAAGCCCTGTGGCAGGAGGTGGCCCCCTTTGTCCGGCCAGACCGTGGGGTGTTGGTGGTGGACGATACCACGCTGGACAAGCCCCATGCTCGGAAGATGGCATGGGTGACACGCCATTGGTCGGGCAAGCACAAGCGGGTGGTCCAGGGCATCAACCTGATCTCGCTGTTGTGGACCGAAGGCCAAGCACGCCTGCCTTGCGATTTTCGCCTTTACAACCGGGCAGAAGACGGCCTGACCAAGAATGACCACTTTCGAGCCCTGCTGCAAACGGCCCATGCGCGTGGCTTTCAGCCCCGGTTGGTTGTCTTTGACAGTTGGTATGCCAGTCTGGCCAACTTGAAGTATGTGCGCCAGCTGGGATGGGAATGGTTCACGCGTTTGAAAGCCAACCGGTTGGTTTCGGTAGAGGGCGAGCGCCGGAATCGTCCGGTATCGAGTTGGCCGATCCCTGCTGAAGGTTGTGTGATGCATCTGAAAGGGTACGGCTGGGTGAAGGTGTTCAAGACGGTGACCCCAGACGGTCGCGAGGAATACCGGGCCAGCAGCCGCCTGGATATGACCCTGGAAGAAACCGCCGCGTATGGCCGGCATGCCTGGCAAATCGAGGTGTATCATCAGGGTCTGAAGCAGTTCACAGGGATCGAACGGGGGCAATTTCGTGTGGCTGAAGCCCAGCGCAACCACATTGGTTTGGCCATTCGAGCCTTTTTGCGCTTGGAAGTGGCCCGTTTGCAGCGTGGTATCAGCTGGTTTGAGGCCAAACAGGCCATCCTTCGGGAGGCTATCCGTCATTACTTGGCCTCTCCCTCCCTGATCCTTCATTCAACTGCGTAA
- a CDS encoding T9SS type A sorting domain-containing protein — translation MLGGPLVIDVPQDQPSTGGWVRIDNTSLGSLILPEDATSVRIEFRKGSQATGTVYLDDVFVRKADPSAEGWEGDFFNANVDVSGGWYYWWPDFPRGLDGWPASQEFAVTVTEADAHRGRRSLRIEDLQGTSQYEAVAISERVPVVAGEPVLVSFWVRYEGVASPETIGEGNNNIGLTALWYNQMESGAAGWGEIGGVDIRLNGEYNEQVIPLAERVDSTGWRQYAFVVYPKEGAVGMELRLRYWHEFTGTTYWDDVSIVRIGGSALLPTGVSEESSVEQPQRFLLHANYPNPFRRSTTLSFSLPEPTRVTLAVYNLLGQEVVTLIRDELLPAGTHRVVFDARDLPAGLYLYQLRAGRYVETRKMLLVK, via the coding sequence TTGCTGGGCGGTCCGCTGGTGATCGATGTGCCGCAGGATCAGCCGTCGACAGGCGGATGGGTTCGGATCGACAACACGTCGCTGGGTTCGTTGATTTTGCCGGAGGATGCGACGAGCGTGCGGATCGAGTTTCGGAAGGGTTCGCAGGCGACGGGTACGGTGTATCTGGACGATGTGTTTGTGCGGAAGGCGGATCCGAGTGCGGAAGGTTGGGAGGGGGACTTTTTCAATGCGAACGTGGATGTGAGTGGAGGTTGGTATTACTGGTGGCCGGATTTTCCGCGGGGATTGGATGGATGGCCGGCCAGTCAGGAGTTTGCGGTGACGGTGACGGAGGCAGATGCGCACCGTGGGCGTCGGTCGCTGCGGATCGAGGATTTGCAGGGGACGTCGCAGTACGAGGCGGTGGCGATCAGCGAGCGGGTGCCGGTGGTGGCGGGTGAGCCGGTGTTGGTGAGTTTCTGGGTGCGGTACGAGGGGGTGGCAAGTCCGGAGACGATTGGAGAGGGGAACAACAACATTGGGTTGACGGCGCTGTGGTACAATCAGATGGAGAGTGGCGCGGCGGGCTGGGGGGAGATTGGGGGAGTGGATATACGGCTCAACGGGGAGTACAACGAGCAGGTGATACCGTTGGCGGAGCGGGTGGATTCGACGGGATGGCGTCAGTATGCGTTTGTGGTGTATCCGAAGGAGGGGGCGGTGGGGATGGAGTTGCGTTTGCGTTACTGGCATGAGTTCACCGGCACCACCTACTGGGATGATGTCAGCATCGTGCGCATTGGTGGCAGTGCGCTACTGCCCACCGGTGTCAGCGAGGAAAGCTCGGTCGAGCAGCCGCAGCGCTTCCTGCTCCATGCAAACTACCCGAACCCGTTCCGTCGCAGCACGACGCTGTCGTTCTCGTTGCCTGAGCCCACGCGGGTTACGCTGGCGGTGTACAACCTGCTGGGCCAGGAAGTGGTCACGTTGATCCGGGACGAACTACTTCCGGCCGGCACGCACCGGGTGGTGTTCGACGCGCGCGACCTTCCGGCCGGTCTCTATCTGTACCAGCTTCGGGCCGGTCGGTATGTCGAGACCCGCAAGATGCTGCTGGTGAAGTAG
- a CDS encoding ABC transporter substrate-binding protein — translation MRRLFRHRCWIGLLAGVLLLAGCHRPAPTSGPEDGKVRLVYWTAPNPDELALARELVAEWTAAHPDVEVIVQPIPAGQSSEEVLLAAVAAGTTPDLCSNIWPGIVEDFVEAGALVPLDRFPDFDSLLEARIPETVREPFRSRDGHFYQLPWKTNPVMMFYNVQLLRAVGFERPPRTYGEYLEAARRVTADTDGDGLIDRWMGYRDIRPIWWQRYFDYYAFYIAASGGRTLFDRQGRLAVDTAASNRVFDFFARLYAMGAFPKAVWTSAGSRFLKGQLATDFTGPWHLIWLEKNAPPTLRYDVAPIPVPDDHEGPVYTYGDYKNIVIFSTTRHPDVAWRLARFLVSREADRRLLERTRQIPVRRGLLDDPYFASVFEKYPILRRFAEQAAYTRSVDSAPDLKEILDAFAQEFEAAAVFGVRSPAEATRRALRRIQMILDWNA, via the coding sequence ATGCGCCGCCTCTTCCGACATCGCTGCTGGATCGGGCTGCTGGCCGGGGTGCTCCTGCTGGCCGGCTGTCATCGTCCGGCACCGACGTCCGGACCGGAAGACGGAAAGGTGCGGCTCGTCTACTGGACGGCGCCCAACCCCGACGAGCTGGCGCTGGCCCGTGAGCTGGTGGCCGAATGGACGGCGGCCCACCCGGACGTCGAGGTGATCGTGCAGCCCATTCCGGCCGGACAGTCCAGCGAGGAGGTGCTGCTGGCCGCCGTGGCTGCGGGCACGACACCCGATCTGTGCTCGAACATCTGGCCGGGTATCGTCGAAGACTTCGTCGAGGCCGGAGCGCTCGTGCCGCTGGATCGCTTCCCGGACTTCGACTCGCTGCTCGAAGCCCGTATCCCCGAGACGGTGCGCGAGCCGTTCCGCTCCCGCGACGGGCACTTCTACCAGCTTCCCTGGAAGACGAACCCCGTCATGATGTTCTACAACGTGCAACTATTGCGGGCGGTGGGGTTCGAGCGGCCGCCGCGCACCTACGGCGAGTACCTGGAGGCCGCCCGCCGCGTCACGGCCGACACCGACGGCGACGGGCTCATCGACCGATGGATGGGCTACCGCGACATCCGACCCATCTGGTGGCAACGCTATTTCGACTACTATGCCTTCTACATTGCCGCTTCGGGCGGGCGCACGCTCTTCGATCGACAGGGACGGCTGGCCGTCGATACGGCCGCTTCGAACCGGGTGTTCGATTTCTTTGCCCGCCTGTATGCCATGGGCGCCTTCCCGAAAGCCGTCTGGACCAGCGCCGGAAGCCGCTTTCTCAAAGGCCAGCTCGCCACCGACTTCACCGGCCCCTGGCACCTGATCTGGCTGGAAAAAAACGCCCCGCCGACGCTGCGCTACGATGTGGCGCCGATTCCCGTGCCGGACGATCACGAAGGACCGGTCTACACCTATGGCGACTACAAGAACATCGTGATCTTTTCGACCACGCGGCATCCGGACGTGGCCTGGCGGCTGGCGCGCTTCCTGGTGTCGCGCGAGGCCGACCGGCGCTTGCTGGAGCGCACGCGCCAGATCCCCGTGCGCCGGGGGCTGCTCGACGATCCATACTTCGCGTCCGTGTTTGAAAAATACCCGATCCTCCGGCGCTTTGCCGAACAGGCCGCCTACACGCGGAGCGTCGACAGTGCCCCTGATCTGAAAGAAATTCTGGACGCGTTCGCGCAGGAGTTCGAGGCGGCCGCCGTCTTCGGCGTGCGCTCACCCGCCGAGGCAACCCGTCGTGCGTTGCGTCGCATTCAGATGATCCTGGACTGGAATGCCTGA